From the genome of Papaver somniferum cultivar HN1 chromosome 2, ASM357369v1, whole genome shotgun sequence, one region includes:
- the LOC113351772 gene encoding pentatricopeptide repeat-containing protein At1g20230-like, with protein MRRLGCCPNQITLSSALSACAGFSTLVFGMQIHASLIKFGQPVDIILSSTLVDMDAKCGDISAADSAFESIPEKNLGSWNSIVGGFAGHGLGVKALEKFESMKNLGTKPDEITLVHVLSACARGGLVDEGEMHFEKMEREYAVKPGIQHFACMVDLYGRVGQLEKAVELIRKMPFDPDVVIWGALLGACGLHSSLEVGLFAAEEMHKLEQDHPAVYSLLTKIQGEKGMWNQVTELKNMMKQSGARKQKAGSWIESPT; from the coding sequence ATGAGGAGACTGGGATGCTGTCCTAATCAAATTACGTTGTCCAGTGCCTTGAGTGCTTGTGCAGGTTTTTCAACTCTTGTATTTGGAATGCAAATTCACGCAAGCCTAATAAAATTTGGCCAGCCAGTTGACATTATATTATCAAGCACCCTTGTCGATATGGATGCTAAATGTGGGGATATTAGTGCTGCAGATAGTGCTTTTGAGTCGATACCAGAGAAGAATTTGGGGTCGTGGAATTCCATCGTAGGAGGTTTTGCGGGACATGGGCTTGGAGTGAAAGCATTGGAGAAGTTTGAAAGTATGAAGAATCTGGGCACTAAGCCAGATGAAATTACGTTGGTGCATGTTCTGTCTGCGTGTGCACGTGGTGGATTAGTAGATGAAGGTGAGATGCACTTTGAGAAAATGGAAAGAGAATATGCGGTAAAACCAGGGATTCAGCATTTTGCCTGTATGGTGGATCTTTATGGGAGAGTAGGGCAATTGGAGAAGGCtgtggaattgataagaaaaatgCCATTTGACCCTGATGTTGTAATATGGGGAGCTTTGCTCGGAGCTTGTGGACTGCATTCAAGTCTGGAAGTCGGGTTGTTTGCTGCAGAAGAGATGCACAAACTGGAACAAGATCATCCTGCAGTTTATTCGTTGCTTACAAAGATTCAAGGTGAGAAGGGAATGTGGAATCAAGTAACAGAGCTGAAGAACATGATGAAACAAAGTGGTGCTAGAAAGCAAAAAGCTGGTAGCTGGATCGAGTCACCTACTTGA